The DNA region ACCTCGGCGGGGTGCCGGACGCGCTGGCGCCGCTGGTCTACGCGTGCCTGGCCAAGGACCCGGAGACGCGGCCGTCCACGGTGCAGCTGTCCGAGCGGCTGGCGGAGATCGCGGCGCGCGAGGCGCGCGGCATCGGCGCGCCGGCGCTGCCGCACGGCGAGATCCCGAAGGCGGCGGGGCCGCGGCCGGAGCGGCCGGTCGGGCGGCGCGCCGAGGAGTACGCGCAGCAGCGCACCGAGCGGCGGTCGGCGCCGGGCGTCGCGGCCACCGGCTCCGGGCGGCGCGGCGCGGCGCGTCCGCAGGGCGGCGGCTCGGCCACGGACGGCGGGCGCGCCGCGGGCCGGACCCCGGGTCCGCGCACCCCCGCGCGGCGCGGCCCGGCCCGTGGGACGGCGCCCGGTCGCGCGACGCAGGGGCGTACCGCGGCCGACCGCCCGGCCTCCGGCGGCCCGCGGACCCCGGCCCGCACGGCGGGCGGCCGGCCGTCCCGCCCGGCCGGCCTCCGGCTGATGCGGCAGCGGCTGTTCGTGTTCGTGTTCGTCACGCTGATCGCCGCGGTGTGCATCGCGGCGCTCCAGGGCTGCCACAGGTTCTGACCCCGGCCGCCCGCGTTCCCCGCGTGCCCTGCGTGCGGCGGCTCGGGGCTGGGCGCGGCAGGCGAGCCGGACGCGGCGGGCGGCGCCGGTCCGGCGACGTGCCCGTCGTCAACAGCGGCCACGCGCCGCGCGCCTGGGTGCGGCGGCTCGGGCCGGGACGCGGCATGCGGGGCCGGACGCGGCGGGCGGGGCCGGGCCGGCGACGTGCCCGTCGTCAACAGCGGCCACGCGGCCCGGTCGGCCGGAGTGGCCCTCGCCGGAGGTTGAAGGCGGGCCGGCGGGAGGCGGGAGCCCGCGGCGGCCACGCTGCGGCCCGGCCGGTCGGCGTCGCTCTCCTCCCCTCCCCCTTGCCCTCCCCCTCGCCTGAGGCGGACCCGCGACGGGCGCGGCCCGGGGACGAGTTGACGGAAGGGCGTACGGGAGGGTGGCGGGCGGGGCGATTGTGGGTTAGCTTGAACAAGCGCTTGCTTAGAACGCTGACGCGTCGTCGAGCCGGCGCGACCGCCTGGTGCCGAGGGGAAGGACTTCCGCGTCGATGACGAGCAACGCCACCCCGGAAGGGGTCCGCGCGCGGGTGCGCGAGCTGCTGGCCGCGCACGATCCGGCGGCGCTGGAGCCGCTCGACTTCCTGCGGGCCCGCTTCGACGCGGGCCTGGCCTGGGTGCACTTCCCCGAGGGCCTGGGCGGCCTCGGCGCCCCCCGCGCACTGCAGGCGGTGGTCGACGCCGAACTGGCGGCGGCCGGCGCGCCCGACAACGACCCGCGGCGCATCGGCATCGGCCTGGGCATGGCCGCGCCGACCATCCTGCGCTACGGCACCGAGGAGCAGAAGCACCGCTTCCTGCGCCCGCTGTGGACGGGCGAGGAGGTCTGGTGCCAGCTGTTCTCCGAGCCCGGCGCCGGCTCGGACCTCGCGGGACTGCGCACCCGCGCCGTACGGGAGGACGGGGGCGGCGACGGAGGCGGCGACTGGATCGTGGACGGGCAGAAGGTGTGGACGTCCAGCGCCCACAACGCCCGCTGGGCGATCCTCATCGCGCGCACCGACCCGGACGTCCCCAAGCACCAGGGCATCACCTACTTCGTGTGCGACATGACCGACCCCGGCGTGGAGGTCAGGCCGCTGCGGCAGATCACCGGCGAGGCGGAGTTCAACGAGGTCTTCCTGACCGGCGTGCGGATTCCCGACGCGCACCGGCTCGGCGCGGTCGGCGAGGGCTGGCGGGTCGCGCAGACCACGCTGATGAACGAGCGCGTGGCGATCGGCGGTTCCGCGCTGCCCCGCGAGGGCGGCATGATCGCGCCGGTCGCGGCGGCCTGGCGAGAGCGGCCCGGGCTGCGGACGCCGGAGCTGCACGACCGGCTGCTGACGCTGTGGGTCGAGGCGGAGGTGGCGCGGCTGGGCGCCGAGCGGGTCAGGCAGCAGCTCGCGGTGGGCGCGCCCGGCCCCGAGGGCAGCGGGCTCAAGCTCGCCTTCGCCCGGCTGAACCAGCAGATCAGCGGCCTGGAGGTGGAGCTGCTCGGCGAGGAGGGGCTGCGCTACGGCGACTGGACGATGGTCCGGCCGCAGACCGTGGACTTCTACGGCCGGGACGCCGGCTACCGCTACCTGCGCGCCAAGGGCAACTCGATCGAGGGCGGCACCTCGGAGGTCCTGCGCAACATCGTCGCGGAGCGGGTGCTCGGCCTGCCCGCGGAACCCCGTATCGACAAGGACGTCGCGTGGAAGGACTTGCCCCGATGAGCGCTTCGACGCAGCCCGGCACGGGCCCGGACTCCGGTATGCAGCCCGGCGGTACGCAGCCGGGCGGCGGCACGGGCCCGGGTCAGGAGCGCGGATCCGGCTCCGGTGCGCAGCCCGACCTGCTCTACACCGATATCGAGGAGGACCTGCGCTCGACGGTCCGCGACGTGCTCGCCGACCGCTGCCCGCCGGCCTCGCTGTCGGCCCGGGTCGAAGCCGCGGCCGAGGGAGCGGCGGACGGCGGACCGGCGGACGGCCGGTCGGCGGAGCCGTCCGCACGGGCGTCCGCACGGCCGTACGACCCGGCGCTGTGGCGGGTGCTCGGCGCCGATCTGGGCCTGGCCGGACTGCTGGTGCCGGAGAAGCTGGGCGGCCAGGGCGCGTCCGCGCGCGAAGCGGCCGTCGTGCTGGAGGAGTTGGGCGCGGGCGTCGCGCCGACGCCGTTCCTGGGCAGCGCGGTGCTGGCGACGAGCGCGCTGCTGGCCTGCGACACCGCGGACGCGGGCGTGGCGGCGCTGCTGGGCTCGCTCGCCTCGGGCGCCGCTACGGGCGCCCTCGCGGTGCCTCTCGCGGCGGCGCCGGGCAGCGCGTTCCCCGGTGCGGTCCGCGCCGACGCCGCCGGCCGTCTGACCGGCACGGTCACCAGCGTGGCCGACGCGCTCGCCGCCGACGTGCTGGTGGTCCCGGCGGTCGGGCCCGACGGGCCGGGGCTGTACGAGGTCGCGGCCGGCGACGCGGCGGTGACCCCGTTCGTGTCGCTCGACCTGACCAGGCCGCTCGCCGACGTGGCGTTCGACGGCGCGGCGGCCCGCCCGCTCCCCTCGGCCGACGCGGCGGCCGCGCTGGACGCCGCGCTGCTCGCCGGGGCCGGGCTGCTGGCCTCGGAACAGTTGGGCCTGGCGCAGTGGTGCCTGGACGAGACCGTGCGGTATCTGGGCGAGCGCCACCAGTTCGGCCGCGTAGTGGGCGGCTTCCAGG from Actinacidiphila sp. DG2A-62 includes:
- a CDS encoding acyl-CoA dehydrogenase family protein; the protein is MTSNATPEGVRARVRELLAAHDPAALEPLDFLRARFDAGLAWVHFPEGLGGLGAPRALQAVVDAELAAAGAPDNDPRRIGIGLGMAAPTILRYGTEEQKHRFLRPLWTGEEVWCQLFSEPGAGSDLAGLRTRAVREDGGGDGGGDWIVDGQKVWTSSAHNARWAILIARTDPDVPKHQGITYFVCDMTDPGVEVRPLRQITGEAEFNEVFLTGVRIPDAHRLGAVGEGWRVAQTTLMNERVAIGGSALPREGGMIAPVAAAWRERPGLRTPELHDRLLTLWVEAEVARLGAERVRQQLAVGAPGPEGSGLKLAFARLNQQISGLEVELLGEEGLRYGDWTMVRPQTVDFYGRDAGYRYLRAKGNSIEGGTSEVLRNIVAERVLGLPAEPRIDKDVAWKDLPR
- a CDS encoding acyl-CoA dehydrogenase family protein, encoding MSASTQPGTGPDSGMQPGGTQPGGGTGPGQERGSGSGAQPDLLYTDIEEDLRSTVRDVLADRCPPASLSARVEAAAEGAADGGPADGRSAEPSARASARPYDPALWRVLGADLGLAGLLVPEKLGGQGASAREAAVVLEELGAGVAPTPFLGSAVLATSALLACDTADAGVAALLGSLASGAATGALAVPLAAAPGSAFPGAVRADAAGRLTGTVTSVADALAADVLVVPAVGPDGPGLYEVAAGDAAVTPFVSLDLTRPLADVAFDGAAARPLPSADAAAALDAALLAGAGLLASEQLGLAQWCLDETVRYLGERHQFGRVVGGFQAIKHRLADLWLEVVSLRAAARSAADALATGTDAAIAVRVAQAYASGVAVHAAEEAVQLHGGIGMTWEHPLHLYLKRAKADQIAVGTAGRHRAALAPLLDLPAA